One Halioglobus japonicus DNA segment encodes these proteins:
- a CDS encoding sugar phosphorylase, protein MQQRDSDQAHLLDRVQHHVDLIYRTNPLSVNLDSLATSLLELMRLDPAAAPPPQYVNHWSQRDAIAITYGDSILREGEKPLVTLKRFFDQHSEGLLTGVHILPFCPWSSDDGFSVLDYSSVNEALGTWDDVEAIAGSYDLMADLVINHCSARSLWFQNFLKGETPGKGYFFTASPEDDLSQVVRPRTSELLREVETSEGTRYVWCTFSHDQVDLDFRNPEVLKQFVSIVRHYLDNGVRIFRLDAVAFLWKVAGTTSLNLEETHEVVRLLRTLVEHAVPGALLITETNIPNQQNLSYFGNSNEAHCIYNFSLPPLLVNTLVTGNCQHLKMWMMSMPPAQNGTAYFNFIASHDGIGLRPAEGLLSDAELTSLVETMGQFGGHVSYRALEDGQSKPYEINISLFDALQGTTSGPDEWGVERFVCAHAIMLGLEGIPGIYIHSLLGTRNDYDRVENAGHYRAINRHQWDDEALESVLSREDSSHAQVFARIKALLAIRREQAAFHPNATQFTLHLGDAVFGFWRQSMDRRQSVFCISNISNAAIPLALSDINLIGTDDWVDLISGTHYHGRDEVIDVHPYQTVWITNLEGHSGAL, encoded by the coding sequence ATGCAACAGCGTGACAGCGATCAGGCCCATTTACTGGACCGGGTTCAACACCATGTTGACCTGATATACCGAACCAACCCACTGTCGGTGAACCTGGACAGCCTGGCTACATCACTGCTGGAACTGATGCGCCTCGATCCTGCTGCAGCACCACCGCCGCAGTACGTGAATCACTGGAGCCAGCGCGACGCCATTGCAATTACCTACGGCGATAGCATTCTCAGGGAAGGTGAAAAGCCCCTGGTGACATTAAAACGTTTTTTCGATCAGCACAGCGAGGGCTTGCTGACAGGAGTGCATATTCTGCCGTTTTGTCCCTGGAGTTCAGACGATGGATTTTCGGTGCTCGATTATTCCAGCGTGAATGAAGCATTGGGTACCTGGGATGACGTCGAAGCCATCGCTGGCAGTTACGACCTCATGGCGGACCTGGTCATTAACCACTGTTCTGCGCGCAGCCTGTGGTTCCAGAATTTTCTCAAGGGTGAAACGCCGGGCAAGGGGTACTTTTTTACCGCATCGCCGGAGGATGATCTGAGTCAGGTGGTGCGGCCGCGCACGTCCGAGCTGCTGCGGGAAGTGGAGACCAGCGAGGGTACGCGGTACGTTTGGTGCACGTTCAGTCACGATCAGGTGGACCTGGATTTTCGCAACCCTGAGGTGCTCAAGCAGTTCGTCAGTATTGTCCGTCATTATCTCGACAACGGCGTGCGAATTTTTAGGCTAGATGCGGTGGCGTTCCTGTGGAAAGTCGCCGGTACCACCAGTCTTAATCTGGAGGAGACACACGAGGTAGTGCGGCTGTTGCGCACTTTGGTCGAGCACGCGGTTCCCGGTGCGCTGCTGATTACTGAAACCAATATCCCCAACCAGCAGAACCTGTCTTACTTTGGTAACTCCAATGAAGCCCACTGTATCTACAATTTTTCGCTGCCGCCGCTATTGGTCAACACACTGGTCACCGGGAATTGCCAGCATCTGAAGATGTGGATGATGAGTATGCCTCCAGCCCAGAACGGCACGGCGTATTTCAATTTCATCGCCTCGCATGATGGTATTGGCTTGCGCCCTGCAGAGGGTTTGCTCAGTGATGCCGAGCTCACGTCATTGGTCGAGACCATGGGGCAATTTGGTGGTCATGTGTCTTACCGTGCTCTGGAAGATGGGCAGAGCAAACCCTACGAGATCAATATCTCGCTGTTTGATGCCCTGCAAGGAACGACATCGGGGCCTGATGAGTGGGGCGTGGAGCGCTTTGTGTGTGCGCATGCCATCATGCTTGGCCTGGAAGGCATACCGGGCATTTACATCCACAGCCTGCTGGGTACGCGCAATGACTATGACCGTGTAGAGAATGCCGGGCACTATCGCGCGATCAATCGGCATCAGTGGGATGATGAGGCGCTGGAGTCGGTGCTGTCGCGCGAGGATTCCAGTCACGCTCAAGTGTTCGCCCGTATCAAGGCGCTGCTGGCGATTCGCCGTGAGCAGGCAGCATTTCACCCCAATGCCACGCAGTTTACGCTGCATCTGGGTGATGCCGTTTTCGGTTTCTGGCGCCAGAGTATGGATCGCCGCCAGAGTGTGTTCTGTATCAGCAATATTTCCAATGCCGCTATACCATTGGCATTGTCGGATATTAACCTGATAGGCACCGATGATTGGGTGGACCTGATCAGCGGGACCCACTATCACGGCCGCGATGAGGTCATCGACGTGCACCCCTACCAGACAGTGTGGATTACTAACCTGGAGGGTCACTCCGGGGCCCTGTAA
- the fabV gene encoding enoyl-ACP reductase FabV, whose protein sequence is MIIKPRVRGFLCITTHPTGCEANVKKQIDYVKAQGPIEDGPKRVLVIGASTGYGLASRISAAFGAGASTLGIFFEKEGTERKPGTAGWYNSAAFHKFAEEEGLYAKSINGDAFSDDIKQKTIETIKADMGQVDLVVYSLAAPRRQHPVTGEVHNSTLKPIGKDTVQKGVNTDKEEVQDFHIEQANDDEIANTVAVMGGEDWQMWIEALDAAGVLADGAKTTAYTYIGEKLTWDIYWHGTIGAAKKDLDRRVIDIRERLAAKGGDARVSVLKAVVTQASAAIPAMPIYLALLFKVMKENGTHEGCIEQVDGLFRDSLYGAEPYLDEEGRLRADRKELDPAVQAAVADLWQDINTDTLHDLSDFAGYKREFLQLFGFEVDGVDYEADVDTVAPIENLV, encoded by the coding sequence ATGATCATCAAACCACGTGTGCGCGGTTTTCTTTGTATTACTACTCACCCCACCGGCTGTGAAGCCAATGTTAAAAAGCAGATCGATTATGTGAAAGCGCAGGGCCCGATTGAAGACGGCCCCAAGCGTGTGCTGGTGATTGGCGCTTCGACCGGTTATGGCCTGGCTTCGCGCATCAGCGCTGCTTTCGGTGCGGGCGCTTCCACCCTGGGTATTTTCTTCGAGAAAGAAGGCACCGAGCGCAAGCCCGGCACCGCCGGCTGGTATAACTCCGCGGCGTTCCACAAGTTCGCTGAAGAAGAGGGCCTGTATGCCAAGAGTATTAATGGCGACGCCTTCTCCGATGACATCAAGCAAAAGACGATTGAAACCATCAAGGCTGATATGGGCCAGGTGGATCTTGTGGTTTACAGCCTGGCCGCCCCGCGTCGCCAGCACCCGGTTACGGGCGAGGTTCACAATTCCACGCTTAAGCCGATCGGCAAGGATACCGTGCAAAAAGGTGTCAACACCGATAAGGAAGAAGTACAGGACTTCCATATTGAACAGGCCAACGATGACGAGATAGCCAACACCGTTGCCGTCATGGGTGGCGAGGACTGGCAGATGTGGATTGAAGCGCTGGATGCAGCGGGCGTGCTCGCTGATGGCGCCAAAACGACTGCTTACACCTATATCGGTGAAAAGCTGACCTGGGATATTTACTGGCACGGCACCATCGGTGCTGCCAAGAAAGATCTGGATAGGCGCGTCATCGATATTCGCGAGCGTCTGGCGGCCAAGGGTGGCGATGCCCGCGTCTCAGTGCTTAAAGCGGTAGTGACCCAGGCCAGTGCAGCTATTCCGGCCATGCCGATTTACCTGGCGTTGCTGTTCAAGGTGATGAAAGAAAACGGCACCCATGAGGGATGCATTGAGCAGGTTGATGGCCTGTTCCGCGATTCGCTCTATGGCGCTGAACCCTATCTCGACGAAGAGGGTCGTCTGCGGGCAGATCGCAAGGAGCTCGACCCTGCGGTGCAGGCGGCGGTGGCCGATCTTTGGCAGGATATTAATACTGACACGCTACACGATCTTTCCGACTTCGCTGGCTACAAGCGCGAATTCCTGCAGCTGTTCGGGTTCGAGGTTGACGGTGTTGATTATGAAGCCGATGTCGATACAGTTGCGCCCATCGAGAACCTGGTGTAA
- a CDS encoding MBL fold metallo-hydrolase — MLDHGVPFRLNARVRRIVAPNPGVMTGAGTNTYLLGDEQIAVLDPGPAIPEHIDAILEAGGDKIKWVVCTHTHPDHSPAWKAIADATGAKPLGMSPEDKMFQDETFKPIWELEHDDVLRSDEFTLRAVHTPGHVSNHFCFFLEEERMLFAGDHIMNGSTVVIVPPSGDMKAYIESLQLLLEYDLELIAPGHGEVMENSKAIVEWLVNHRLQREAKVIKGLQHTGRANLDTLVKVVYDDVDEGLHEMAKLSMSAHLIKLQQEQKVLQHADDDSWELVNS; from the coding sequence GTGCTTGATCACGGCGTACCGTTTCGTCTGAACGCCAGGGTCAGGCGTATTGTGGCTCCCAACCCCGGGGTGATGACCGGTGCGGGAACCAACACGTACCTGCTGGGGGATGAGCAGATCGCCGTGCTTGACCCTGGGCCGGCGATTCCCGAGCACATTGATGCCATCCTGGAAGCTGGCGGTGACAAGATCAAATGGGTGGTATGCACTCACACCCATCCGGACCACTCGCCCGCCTGGAAAGCTATTGCCGACGCCACCGGCGCCAAGCCCCTGGGTATGTCGCCAGAAGATAAAATGTTTCAGGATGAGACATTCAAGCCGATCTGGGAGCTTGAGCACGACGACGTGTTACGCAGCGACGAGTTCACGCTGCGGGCGGTTCATACGCCGGGTCATGTGAGCAACCATTTCTGCTTCTTTCTGGAAGAAGAGCGTATGTTGTTTGCTGGTGACCATATTATGAACGGTTCCACGGTTGTTATCGTACCGCCCAGCGGCGATATGAAGGCCTACATCGAGTCACTGCAGCTGTTGCTGGAGTACGATCTGGAGCTGATTGCACCGGGACACGGTGAGGTGATGGAAAATTCCAAGGCCATCGTGGAGTGGCTGGTGAACCATCGCCTGCAGCGTGAGGCCAAGGTCATCAAGGGCTTGCAGCACACCGGTCGGGCCAATCTCGATACGCTGGTCAAGGTGGTTTACGACGATGTCGATGAAGGTCTGCACGAGATGGCCAAACTGTCGATGAGTGCCCATTTGATCAAGTTGCAGCAGGAGCAAAAGGTCCTGCAGCACGCGGATGACGACAGCTGGGAGCTGGTCAACAGCTAA